The region GAAGAAAGCCGAAGAGAAGAAAGATCCTACGGCTGATTTAGGCAAGAAAGAGAAGAAGATCGTTGAATCTATAGAGACTCTGTCTGTTATGGAGCTTTCAGTGCTTGTAAAAGCACTTGAAGAGAAGTTCGGTGTCTCAGCTGCAATGCCTATGATGGCAGGACCTATGGCTGCAGGTGCTGGTGCTGGAGCGGCAGAGGTAGAAGAGAAGTCTATTTTTGATGTTGTATTAACAGAGATAGGTTCTAACAAGATCCAGGTTATCAAGGAAGTTAGAGCTGTGTCTAGTCTCGGATTAAAAGAAGCTAAAGATCTTGTAGAGGCTGCTCCTAAGGCTGTCTTAACCGGGATTAAAAAAGAAGAGGCTGAGGAGATTAAGCAGAAGTTAGAAGCAGTGGGAGCAAAGGTAGAATTAAAATAGTATTACAACTCTCTTATGTTGAATAAAACTAATACAAGGAGTGGTATAGATGTCTAAAAGGCGTAGTATTGTTAAAATAAAATCGCCGATAGAAGCTCCTAATCTCTTAGATCTGCAGCTTAAGCCCTTTTATGACTTTCTGCAGGAAAATGTAGCCAAAACTAAGAGGAAGCATTGGGGGTTAGAGGCGGTATTAAAAGAGACGTTCCCTATAGAGAGCGTAGATGGTGTTACTACCTTAGAATATGTCTACTATACAATTGGTAAATCCAAGTATTCTCTAGATGAATGCAAGAGAAAGGATTTTACTTACTCTGTTCCTCTGCGTGTAAAATTGCGCCTTAGAACACCAGATGAAGTTAGGGAGCAGGAGGTGTTTCTCTGCGACCTTCCCTATATGACTCCTCAGGGTACTTTTGTTATGA is a window of Candidatus Kaelpia aquatica DNA encoding:
- the rplL gene encoding 50S ribosomal protein L7/L12; protein product: MVESIETLSVMELSVLVKALEEKFGVSAAMPMMAGPMAAGAGAGAAEVEEKSIFDVVLTEIGSNKIQVIKEVRAVSSLGLKEAKDLVEAAPKAVLTGIKKEEAEEIKQKLEAVGAKVELK